The sequence tctaagttcaagcgattcttctgcctcagccacccaagtagctgggattacatgcaccaccacacccagctaattattgtatttttttttttttttttgagacagagtcttgctctgtcacccaggctggagcgcagtggccggatctcggctcactgcaagctccgcctcccgggtttacgccattctcctgcctcagcctcccgagtagctgggactacaggcgcccgccacctcgcccggctagttttttgtattttttagtagagacggggtttcactgtgttagccaggatggtctcgatctcctgacctcgtgatccgcccatctcggcctcccaaagtgctgggattacaggcttgagccaccaagcccggcctaattattgtatttttagtagagatggggtttcaccatgttggccaggctgttctcgaactcctggcttcgggtgatacgcctgcctcagcctcccaaaatgttgggattatagatgtgagccactgtgctggctgaCTCATTCTCTACTAGAGGACCAGGGACTCAGTATTCCCGTTCCTAAATTCATGGGGAAGGGATGCAGCTCCTCTGAGGTATGCTGGAGACTTAGTCTCCTCTACCTATGACTAATCTTAATGTTTTTGTCTCCCTCCTTATCCTTCCCCTTTCTGCATCTCCACCCCTCCATTGGGTTCCACTGCTCTGCCATGCCTGATTCTCCCACCCACCTTCTCTCCCCTCTTTCTTCCTTACCCATGCCCCCACCTTCCATATCTGCTCCCCTCTCCCTCAGTCCTAGTTGCAGAGGTCATCAAGTTTTACTTCCCCAAGATGGTGGAGATGCACAATTATGTCCCCGCCAACTCTCTCCAGCAGAAACTCAGCAACTGGGGTCATCTGAACAGGTAACAGAATACCTGGGTGCAGGAGTGGGAATCTCTAGTCCCCACTCTGGGTTCCCAGGAAGGACTACCCCAGCCCCATCATCTCCTATGgtcttggttgcccaggctgagactGTTTtggtggcagggtggggagggtCAACGCAGACAGAATTCGTCCgattacaaaatgaaaagactaTTCTATTCGGAAGGAGGCAAGGAACCTCGGTACACCCACACAAGGAAGCTCAGATGCAATGCCCTTCCACTCCCCCAGGGCTGTGCACTCAGAACTGCAACCACCatgcccccttccctctcccccgtCCCCTCGCTTCATTTCCCCAGGACCCAATCCGCTATCCCTGTGTCTACCCCTCAGGAAGGTGCTGAAGAGGCTGAACTTTTCAGTACCGGATGACGTGATGCGCAAGATCGCAGAGTGCGCCCCAGGTGTGGTGGAGCTGGTGCTTATACCGCTGAGGCAGCGCCTGGAGGAGAGGCAGAGGCGCAGGAAGCAGGGCACTGGCTCCTTACAGGTGCCACCCCGCTCGAGCTTCTCCCACTGCTCTGGGGGCTGGGTGGGGGGCACTCCCCGGACCACAGAaaggccagcctgggtgataagtgTGGGGGAGGGGTGCTTGGCTAATAGAGTCTGGCCTGGGGGCCGGTGGAAGGGACATAGGGCTCCTTGGGGATGACTGAGCCTGGGCTCACAGCGGACCCCGGGGTTCTTTCAGGAGCTGGCTCCCCAGGATGGCAATGGCTACATGGATGTGGGTAAGGTGgccttttccatttcttcctccccAGTGGAGctttccttctgtccttcttCCTGTCGCTTGTGAGAGTGGAACTGGGGCCAGGGAAGCAGGAAAGTGAGACTCCAGCACAGTCATTCCTccacttgccttgtctcaggtttATCCCAGAAGGCCCGAGGTGAAGGTGCCCTGGACCCCCAGGGAGAGGGTCAGCTCAGGTAAAGAAGCTGGGAGTTCCCGACTTCATCAGGCTGGTGATCTCTGCACACagctggggttggggggcagggTAGGCTGAGCTTGAGGCACGAAAGGGGCTAGAGGGGGAGAAGGGAAGGCCTGGTCGAGGGCACTGGAAGGGTGAGTGTAGGGCCCGAGGTCCAAGCCTCCGCTAAGCTGCTTCCCACCCCAGCGGGGTACGGCCGCCGGCGCCTCGGCCTCCGGCGTATAACCAGGCGTTGCAGGGCGACCCGAGCTTCGTCCTCCAGATCGCTGAAAAGGAGCAGGAGCTGTTGGCCTCGCAGGAGACCGTGCAGGTGAGGGGTCTAGGAAGGCTGCGGGTGGGGAGTCGTGGCTAGCAGAGGCCAGGTAGGAGGGAGCAGGCCGCCGGACTTGACCCTTGTGCGGCGCGGCTTAGGTCCTGCAGATGAAGGTAAGGCGCCTGGAGCACCTGCTCCAGCTCAAGAACGTGCGGATCGAAGACCTCTCCCGGCGGCTCCAGCAGGCAGAGCGGAAGCAGCGGTGAGCGGCTGCCCGGGCCGCGCGGGGACGCTCCGGTACCCGCCAGAGCCCCGACTCCGCGCCCGACCCGCCCACCGATGGACAGACCACTGGGAGGGCGGAGCCCGCTGCTCTCAGGAGCCTCTTGGGGCCCGAGTGCCCTCCTTCCTTGGGATGGGTGAGCGTGGGAGGAGGTGGGACAGGAACTCTGGGAGCGGAGGCCCGGGACTGAGCCGCCTCCTCCCACTCCATCCGGGTCAGGAGAATGGACCGCTTTCCAGAGCCCAGAAGCCACGTGCAGAGACCTAGCCTGCCCCCCAAAGCTGTGTCCAACACCTCGGGCCCGGCCTTACAGCCCCCCGCGCTGGGCCTTGGGGGGCGGTCCCCTGGCTCTGTCCACACCCCCAGAATCAGGTACCCGCGCAGCTCCGAGGACGGCTGCGTCTCCACCCGGGCTAGTTCCCCATGCCCTCAGCCATGGGGGAATCTGCCCTGGGTCGCTGAGGGGCTCCCCTGCCCCTCCTGGGAGCTTACCTGGGACCCACCTCGGCGATGGAGACCGCAGCAGCTGGAGAGGAAAGGGTGAGGAGTGGGATCGCCAGGAGAAGGGAGGACATCAACAATGTGCCTGTAGCAGtcgcccctccctcctcccacacggAGTACTGAGGGGGAAGGTTTGAAGGATAAGGCTCAGGGCTGCCCCATTAAAGttagtgttctgttccatttCCTGTGCCTGCCTTCTCTTTCTGCATTGATCTCTGAGGGGAGCGAGTTTCTGCTTCCCTTGTCCTCGATCTCCCCACCTCCGCCTTGAGTGAAAGAGCTTTCTGGACCCAGAGTGGGTCTCATCTTGTGGGTGGCTGGGTCCTGTGTGGCCACAGCTTGGTAGGTTGATGATATCACCAGGGGTCAGGTTATGGGCAGGATGAcagcctaactttttttttttttttttttttttttgcgacggaatctcgctctgtcacccaggctggagtgcagtggcgagatctcagctcactgcaagctccgtctcccgggttcacgccattctcctgcctcagcctcctgagtagctgggactacaggtgcccgccaccacgcctaattttttttttttgtatttttagtggagacagggtttcaccatgttagtcaggatggcctcgatctcctgacctcgtgatccacccgccttggcctcccaaagtgttgggattacaggcgtgagccaccgcaccccgccacAGCCTAACTTCTAACCCTGGCCTTAGATTGACCCCCAAACCCACCCTCACAGTGTTCTCCAACCTTGTCCAAACCCAACCTCAAACccaggtttcagattcttcccaAATGTTGCCACGCACTCACGGTCAACCCTATGTATGACCCCTAACCCAGCCCTCTGTAGGACTGTCCTCCCTGCTCCTGTACAACTCCAACCCTGCCCACAGATGATCCCAACTTCAATGGATTGAGGCCAAGCTTTACTCCTAACCCTGGCCCACACACTACAGCCATGGCGTGACCCTAACTTTAATGGTTTTCTGACTACCAGTAATGTGGAACATTTGTAAATCCTAAGATCCatcggggcgtggtggctcaggcctataatcccagcactttgggaggccaaggtgggtgggtcacttgaggtcaggagttcaagaccagcctggccaacatggtgaaaactcatctctattaaaaatacaaaaaattagccaggcgtggtgacagacacctgtaatcccagctacttgggaagttgaggcaggagaattgcttgaagctgggaggcagaggtttcagtgagccaagatcacaccactgcactccagcctgggcaacataatgagactctgtctcaaaacaaaacaaacatcctGAGATCCAACAATTCTGTTCCTAGGCATATACTCAGCACATACCCAAGGGAAACCTAGCCTCTTGTGTTCTGTGTTGTGGGAGACATGTAACAGCAACGTTCATAGCAacactctttttgtttgttttttcttttttttttttttttgagatggagtctcgctctgtcgtccaggctggagtgcagttgcacgatctcggctcactgcaacctccacctcctgagttcaagcgattctcttgcctcagcctcccaagtagctgggattataggcacatgccaccacatctggctaatttttaatatttttggtagagacaggttttaccatgttggccaggctggcctcaaattcctgacctcaaatcatccacctgccttggcctcccaaagtgctgggattacaggcatgagccaccatatctagCCTATAGGAGCACTctttgtaatagcaaaagaattgaaaagaacCTATACAAGTTATCCCTTACTATGTAGCAAATTACCACCAATTTAACAGCTTAGAACAACACATACTTATTATtatatctcacattttctgtGGGTCAAGAGTCCAGGCAAGGCTTGGCTGGGTCCTCTGCTTCAGTGTTTCTTTCCTACAAGGCTGGAAGCAAAGGGCCAACCAGAACTGCAGTTTCATCTGAAGGCACAACTGGGGAAGGATCTAGGCTTTCAGGCTTACTTGGTTGTTGACTCAATTCACTTCCTAGTGGGCTGTCAGACTAGAGGCTTTAGTGTTTTACTGGTTGTTGGCTGATGGCCACTGTCATTTCCTTGACACATGGCCATCTCTAGTATGGTAGCTTACTTCATCAAAGCCAGGAAGGGAGAGAGTTGATAATCTGCTACAAACAAGGGAGTTATAGGCCTGGTGCTGTGGCAGAGGTGCACTTCTCAGAGACAGACTTAGCTATATCTGGATACCAGGAGCAGAGGCCTCAAAGAGGAAGAACCTTCAGGACCTGGCCCAGCCTCTGCCATGCAGGAGGCCAACAGGTGAGGTTGTGACACCAGTCATCAAACCTGTATTCTGGGCCCACAGTGCTACTGCTAAGGCAGAACTATTAGCCTGCCCTGTCTCCTGGTCCTTGGGCCACTCTATCAGCCATTCCTACTAGCTTTACATATAGCAGCCTACAGGTGAGGTTACATGGataaaagtttcagaaaatagaaCTCTGGGGGCACATTGCAGACTATGGAGAGATTATGGTGCTAGAGCAAGGGTCAGTGTGTGTGAAGGGCTAATGGTTAGTTCAGGGCAAGTGGAGGGTCAGGTGGAGCCAGTGTTAACCTAAGACCAGGTGGAGCGCGTGGATGGGGCTCAGAACAAGGTCAGGAGTAGTcagcaatttttatttcatttattattgaatattttaaatattactgaATGGGACTAAATATAATCCTTTGTTCATGACACTCTCTCCCCATTTGTCCATAATCAACTCACTTATGAACACCTATAAACCCACCTCCTGCCCCAAGAATGGAATTATTACAAATAACTTACACCTGCCATGTGCTTCTTGCATCTCCCCCTTGCTTCCACTCAGATATAACCACCATCCTAGATTTCATCCTTCCATTGCTTTTTCCTCCTTGTGGTAGACAGCTCCTAACGTGGCTCCCAGTAATCCCTGACTCCTGGTCGTCACCCCCATGTGTATCCCTTTCCTTGAATATAGGCTGGACTTAATGACTTGCTTCTGATAAGTAGAATACAGCAAATGTGATAGGATGTCAACTTTTGTGATTACATTAGATAAGATAATAActcccttatttttaaatttttaaaaattttttctttctttttttttttttttttttttgagacagagtattgctttgtcactcaggctggagtgcagtggtgcgatctcggctcactgcaccctccagctccctggttcaagtgattctcctgtctcagcctctccagtagctgggattacaggcatgtgccaccacgcctggctaatttttgtatttttagtagagacggggttccaccatattggtcaagctggtctcaaactcctgacctcaggtgatccaccagcctcagcctcccaaagtgctgggattacagccgtgagccgcCGGTGGCGCCCAGCCATAACACccttcttttttagagacagggttttactctgttgcccaggctggagtgcagtggcacaatcttggctaactgcaaccctggcctcccaggttcaaccaatcttcccacctcagcctcctgaacaggtGGGAagacaggtgtataccaccatgtccaactaattttttttttttttttaatgagacggagtctcgctctgtcgtccaggctggagtgcagtggcatgatctcggctcactgcaacatccgcttcccaggttcaagcgattctcctgcctcagccttctgagtagctggaattacaggcacctgccactacgcccaactaatttttgtattttcagtagagatggtgtttcaccatgttgatctagctggtctcgaacttctaacctcaggtgatccacccacctcggcctcccaaagtgctgggattacaggtgtaagccactgcacctggtctttttttttttttttttttttttttttttttttttttgtagagacaggatctcgctttgttacccaggctggtctccaactcctatgttcaagtgagcctcctgcctcggcctcccaaagtgctggggattacagtgcttggcccctctcctctctctaACTGACACTAAATCCGCTATCTTctggttcattcatttgttctttcctctaatatttattgagtacctactacgtACTAAATACCAGGAATACAAAAGTGAGTATAAAATATGATTTGTTCCCTCCAGTGTTCACAACCCTACAGGAGAGGAAGGCATGCAAGGTTATTTAAACTTTGTTACTTAATGTTTTCAAtagataaaacatatatatgatttttaaaaaacacataaaaagtgaaaaattttcTTGTTCCCAGCACATCTCTAATAGGGAACGTCTATCTTTAGTTTTTATGTATCCTTCCAGAATGACTTTATGTGACTataaacaaacatgcacattTGTCGTactcttatttttgagacagagtcttgctctgtcacccaggctggagtgtagtggcacaatttcagttcactgcaccctccacctcctgggttcaagtgattcttgtgcctaggcctcctgagtagctgggactacaggcacaacccaccatgcctggctaatttttatatatttagtagagatggggtttcgccatgttgacctgAGCACCTGAGCTCAAATGaaccgcccgccttggcctcccaaagtgctgggcaaacaggcgtaaaccactgcacctggctaaggttaactttatttatttatttatttatttatttatttatttatttatttatttatttattttttgagacagagtctcgctctgttgcctaggctgtagtgcagtggcacaatctcagctcactgcaagctctgcctcctgggttcacgccattctcctgcctcagcctcccgagtagctggaactgcaggtgcccgccaccacacccggctaatttttgtatttttagtagagacggggtttcaccttattagccaggatggtctcgatctcctgactttgtgatccacccacctcagcctcccaaagtgctgggattacagatgtgagccatcgcgcccggcctaaggttaacatttaaatcagcagatgaggctgggcatggtggctcatgcctgtaatcccagcactttgggag comes from Macaca fascicularis isolate 582-1 chromosome 10, T2T-MFA8v1.1 and encodes:
- the SPEF1 gene encoding sperm flagellar protein 1, which gives rise to MASSVDEEALHQLYLWVDNIPLSRPKRNLSRDFSDGVLVAEVIKFYFPKMVEMHNYVPANSLQQKLSNWGHLNRKVLKRLNFSVPDDVMRKIAECAPGVVELVLIPLRQRLEERQRRRKQGTGSLQELAPQDGNGYMDVGLSQKARGEGALDPQGEGQLSGVRPPAPRPPAYNQALQGDPSFVLQIAEKEQELLASQETVQVLQMKVRRLEHLLQLKNVRIEDLSRRLQQAERKQR